The following proteins come from a genomic window of Tepidiforma thermophila:
- a CDS encoding TIGR03111 family XrtG-associated glycosyltransferase, translating to MVTDWWLAAMGFWGVWLFIPIMIDGYQAFRYLLATLIGRAKRLPIRPVTEAPQGKWPFVTVIVPVYNSAGSLRACIESIRRQSYPAELLEVLAIDNGSRDASFEVFAELQKEPWEGALHWLSTFHQGKPWALNVGIHHARGQYIINLDSDVTLHEDAIANMVAAFEHDPDLVAATGAVEIRPEAGSKGWLRLLHECEFQEYYFAFNVGRRFETMANRLFTLAGAFSAFRREALLASHLYDTSTVGEDTFMTFEMQERFPGKRVGVVTSAVCYTDPIPSLRALYAQRVRWQRGEIEVIAAHPKLAKRGLFYKGFAPVRTLVVDHTLAFPRVAWTFLMPGLVFFGYSWSTVLLAGVALYGAYFVIEAATWTTSALLVVHPSARRLWRGWWVVPFMPAYRYLVFWMRFAGTLTVITEAHQWRTKDPVTATREYALTLVKALPKPGEAKKAA from the coding sequence ATGGTGACCGACTGGTGGCTCGCGGCGATGGGGTTCTGGGGGGTGTGGCTGTTCATCCCGATCATGATTGACGGGTACCAGGCGTTCCGGTACCTGCTGGCGACGCTCATCGGGCGGGCGAAGCGGCTGCCAATCCGGCCGGTGACGGAGGCGCCGCAGGGGAAGTGGCCGTTCGTGACGGTGATTGTGCCGGTGTACAACAGCGCGGGGAGCCTCCGGGCGTGTATCGAGTCGATCCGGCGGCAGAGCTACCCGGCGGAGCTGCTGGAGGTGCTGGCGATCGATAACGGGAGCCGGGACGCCTCGTTCGAGGTGTTCGCGGAGCTGCAGAAGGAGCCATGGGAAGGGGCGCTGCACTGGCTCTCGACGTTTCACCAGGGGAAGCCGTGGGCGCTGAACGTCGGGATTCACCACGCGCGCGGGCAGTACATCATCAACCTCGACTCGGACGTGACGCTGCACGAGGACGCGATCGCGAACATGGTGGCGGCGTTCGAGCACGACCCGGACCTGGTGGCGGCGACCGGTGCAGTGGAGATCCGGCCGGAGGCCGGGAGCAAGGGCTGGCTGCGGCTGCTGCACGAGTGCGAGTTCCAGGAGTACTACTTCGCGTTCAACGTGGGCCGGCGGTTCGAGACGATGGCGAACCGGCTGTTCACGCTGGCAGGGGCGTTCAGCGCGTTCCGGCGGGAGGCGCTGCTGGCTTCGCACCTGTACGACACGAGTACGGTGGGCGAAGACACGTTCATGACGTTCGAGATGCAGGAGCGGTTCCCGGGGAAGCGGGTGGGGGTGGTGACGAGCGCGGTGTGTTACACGGACCCGATCCCGTCGCTGCGGGCGCTGTATGCGCAGCGGGTGCGGTGGCAGCGGGGGGAGATCGAGGTGATCGCGGCGCACCCGAAGCTGGCGAAGCGGGGGCTCTTCTACAAGGGGTTCGCGCCGGTGCGGACGCTGGTGGTGGACCATACGCTGGCCTTCCCGCGGGTGGCGTGGACGTTCCTGATGCCGGGGCTGGTGTTTTTCGGGTATTCGTGGAGCACGGTGCTGCTGGCCGGTGTGGCGCTGTACGGGGCGTACTTTGTGATTGAAGCGGCGACATGGACGACGAGTGCGCTGCTGGTGGTGCACCCGAGCGCACGGCGGCTGTGGCGGGGCTGGTGGGTGGTGCCGTTCATGCCGGCGTACCGGTACCTGGTGTTCTGGATGCGGTTCGCGGGGACGCTGACGGTGATCACCGAAGCGCACCAGTGGCGGACAAAGGACCCGGTAACGGCGACGCGGGAGTACGCGCTGACGCTGGTGAAGGCGTTACCCAAGCCGGGAGAGGCGAAGAAGGCGGCCTGA
- a CDS encoding ABC1 kinase family protein has translation METGPTGAAMRTGRLARTVVPARLAAAAGLRWLDTLRYRGERRREKRREAVLRTAEDVTRAMGEMKGAAMKVGQVLSLMGGVVPPEMAEGLATLQSNAPPMAYGLVQEVLEAAYGRPPGSVFRKFEREPFAAASIGQVHRAELRDGTKVAVKVQYPGVREAIERDLANVAVLLGIGGLVAKGLDVGTLVRDLGEGVRGELDYRREAAWQQRFFDAFEGHGFVRVPRVYHELTTDTVLVQEWLPGRPFREAARLPQEERNRLGEMLYRFCFGSLYRLRLFNGDPHPGNYLLLEDGRVGFVDYGCVAEFDTAVVEGFKRLIRALDRGDREGWRAATEAIGILRPNAPFTTDELYEHMHWYWAPILEDKVEYTPELAAEMVRRNTMTTGLGGQINRYCNVPEGMVFLTRINFGLAGVFASLRARGPWRAIVREYVEDAPPSTELGRLSAGTTRSGRPI, from the coding sequence ATGGAGACAGGACCCACGGGTGCAGCGATGCGGACGGGCCGGCTGGCCCGCACGGTGGTGCCGGCGCGGCTCGCTGCGGCAGCGGGGCTGCGGTGGCTGGATACGCTCCGGTACCGGGGCGAACGGCGGCGCGAGAAGCGGCGGGAGGCGGTGCTGCGGACCGCGGAGGATGTGACCCGGGCGATGGGGGAGATGAAGGGCGCCGCGATGAAGGTTGGGCAGGTGCTCTCGCTGATGGGCGGTGTGGTGCCCCCGGAAATGGCGGAGGGGCTGGCGACGCTCCAGTCGAATGCGCCGCCGATGGCGTACGGGCTGGTGCAGGAGGTGCTGGAGGCGGCGTATGGGCGGCCGCCGGGGAGCGTGTTCCGGAAGTTCGAGCGGGAGCCGTTTGCGGCGGCGTCGATCGGGCAGGTGCACCGGGCGGAGCTGCGGGACGGGACGAAGGTGGCCGTGAAGGTGCAGTACCCGGGCGTGCGGGAGGCGATCGAGCGGGACCTGGCGAACGTCGCCGTGCTGCTGGGCATCGGGGGGCTGGTGGCGAAGGGGCTGGATGTGGGGACGCTGGTTCGCGACCTCGGCGAGGGGGTCCGTGGCGAGCTGGATTACCGGCGGGAGGCGGCGTGGCAGCAGCGGTTTTTCGATGCGTTTGAGGGCCACGGGTTCGTGCGGGTGCCGCGGGTGTACCACGAGCTGACGACCGATACTGTGCTGGTGCAGGAGTGGCTGCCGGGACGGCCGTTCCGGGAGGCGGCGCGGCTGCCGCAGGAGGAGCGGAACCGCCTGGGGGAGATGCTGTACCGGTTCTGCTTTGGGAGCCTGTACCGGCTGCGGCTGTTCAACGGGGACCCGCACCCGGGCAACTACCTGCTGCTGGAAGACGGGCGGGTGGGGTTCGTGGACTACGGGTGCGTGGCCGAGTTCGATACGGCAGTGGTCGAGGGATTCAAGCGGTTGATCCGGGCGCTGGACCGGGGGGACCGGGAGGGGTGGCGAGCGGCGACCGAGGCGATCGGCATCCTGCGGCCGAATGCGCCGTTCACGACCGACGAGCTGTATGAGCACATGCACTGGTACTGGGCGCCGATCCTGGAGGACAAGGTGGAGTACACGCCGGAGCTGGCGGCGGAGATGGTGCGCCGGAACACGATGACGACGGGACTGGGCGGGCAGATCAATCGGTACTGCAACGTGCCGGAGGGGATGGTGTTCCTGACGCGGATCAATTTCGGGCTGGCGGGGGTGTTCGCGAGCCTGCGGGCGCGCGGGCCGTGGCGGGCGATCGTTCGGGAGTATGTGGAGGATGCGCCGCCGAGCACGGAGCTCGGGCGGCTTTCGGCGGGGACGACGCGGAGCGGGCGACCGATTTAG
- a CDS encoding glycosyltransferase family 4 protein, giving the protein MPSVIRVALDASALPPSPAGAGVYMRELAAALAARPGLDVLAFAPRPLPGCRHLPVPGGSPARRFGWQLRTLGQATVAARASLLHGLHFYTPRRLPVPRVATIHDLTFFRIPRRYSPARRWYYRAIAHTARFAERVIVPSSAVAADAVRYLSLPAERIRVIPEAHRAGLRAAEPARVAAFRASHGLDAPYLLCLGTAEPGKRAVDAVRALPRIRARRPGVLLALAGNPGPLLGPLRREAARLGVADAVRFLGYVPDADLPALLTGAEALVFPSLFEGFGLPPLEAMACGTPVIAADAPAMSEVLDGAARLVPLRSPETIAAEALRLLEDPAWRAELAHRSLQHAAGFSWARTAELTEAVYRELVP; this is encoded by the coding sequence GTGCCGAGCGTGATTCGCGTGGCCCTCGATGCCTCCGCCCTCCCCCCGAGCCCCGCAGGAGCCGGCGTCTACATGCGCGAGCTGGCCGCGGCCCTCGCAGCCAGGCCCGGCCTCGACGTCCTCGCCTTCGCACCCCGCCCGCTGCCGGGCTGCCGGCATCTCCCCGTACCGGGCGGCTCCCCCGCCCGCCGCTTCGGCTGGCAGCTCCGCACCCTCGGCCAGGCCACCGTCGCGGCCCGCGCCAGCCTCCTTCACGGCCTCCACTTCTACACCCCCCGGCGTCTCCCCGTCCCGCGCGTCGCCACCATCCACGACCTCACCTTCTTCCGGATCCCCCGCCGCTACAGCCCTGCCCGCCGCTGGTACTACCGGGCCATCGCCCACACCGCCCGCTTCGCCGAGCGCGTCATCGTCCCCTCCTCCGCCGTCGCCGCCGATGCCGTCCGCTACCTCTCCCTCCCGGCCGAGCGGATCCGCGTCATCCCCGAGGCGCACCGCGCCGGCCTCCGTGCCGCTGAGCCCGCCCGCGTCGCCGCCTTCCGCGCCTCCCATGGCCTCGACGCACCCTATCTCCTCTGCCTCGGCACCGCCGAGCCCGGGAAACGCGCCGTCGATGCCGTCCGCGCCCTGCCGCGTATCCGCGCCCGCCGGCCCGGTGTCCTTCTCGCCCTTGCCGGCAACCCCGGCCCCCTCCTCGGCCCGCTCCGCCGCGAAGCCGCCCGCCTCGGCGTCGCCGATGCCGTCCGCTTCCTCGGCTACGTCCCCGATGCCGACCTCCCGGCCCTGCTCACCGGCGCCGAAGCCCTCGTCTTCCCCTCCCTCTTCGAAGGGTTCGGCCTGCCCCCGCTCGAAGCCATGGCCTGCGGAACGCCCGTCATCGCCGCTGACGCCCCCGCGATGTCCGAGGTGCTCGATGGCGCCGCCCGCCTCGTCCCGCTCCGCTCCCCCGAAACGATCGCCGCCGAGGCCCTCCGCCTCCTCGAAGACCCCGCCTGGCGCGCCGAGCTCGCCCATCGCAGCCTCCAGCACGCCGCCGGCTTCTCCTGGGCCCGCACCGCCGAGCTCACCGAAGCCGTCTACCGGGAGCTCGTCCCGTGA
- a CDS encoding glycosyltransferase family 2 protein, with protein sequence MTIGIVIVTFRCRDLALAALRSIEAHVPGLLATTVVVDNASFDGTVDAIRAAFPAVTVIEHRRNLGFAAAVNRGLEALPAADVICLLNPDAELLDDGIFAAADYLAANPEVGVLGGRILNPDGSIQPSARAFPSHRNALFNRHSLLTRLFPRNPWSRRYLLSDWDHNDIRSVDWVSGAFMLIHRRALAAVGIFDPAYFFSIEDVDFCRRVHNAGLDVRYFPGASVRHRVGGSSRRAVYRAMAGHHRGMWRYYRKHFRGNPLLHVITAAGIALRFGLHAISYALRAGRARLLGREPS encoded by the coding sequence GTGACCATCGGCATCGTCATCGTCACCTTCCGCTGCCGCGACCTCGCCCTCGCCGCCCTCCGCTCCATCGAGGCCCACGTCCCAGGTCTCCTCGCAACCACCGTCGTCGTCGATAACGCCTCCTTCGACGGCACCGTCGACGCGATCCGCGCCGCCTTCCCCGCCGTCACCGTCATCGAACACCGCCGCAACCTCGGCTTCGCCGCCGCCGTCAACCGCGGCCTCGAAGCCCTCCCCGCCGCCGACGTCATCTGCCTCCTCAACCCTGACGCCGAACTCCTCGATGACGGCATCTTCGCCGCTGCCGACTACCTGGCAGCCAACCCGGAGGTCGGCGTCCTCGGCGGCCGCATCCTCAACCCCGACGGCTCCATCCAGCCCAGCGCCCGCGCCTTCCCATCCCACCGGAACGCGCTCTTCAACCGCCACTCGCTCCTGACCAGGCTCTTCCCCCGCAACCCCTGGTCCCGCCGGTACCTCCTCTCCGACTGGGACCACAACGACATCCGCTCCGTCGACTGGGTCTCAGGCGCCTTCATGCTCATCCACCGCCGCGCCCTCGCTGCCGTCGGCATCTTCGACCCCGCCTACTTCTTCAGCATCGAAGACGTCGACTTCTGCCGCCGCGTCCACAACGCCGGCCTCGATGTCCGCTACTTCCCCGGCGCCTCCGTCCGCCACCGCGTCGGCGGCAGCTCCCGCCGCGCCGTCTACCGGGCCATGGCCGGGCACCACCGCGGCATGTGGCGCTACTACCGCAAGCACTTCCGCGGCAACCCGCTCCTCCACGTTATTACCGCTGCCGGCATCGCCCTCCGCTTCGGTCTCCACGCAATCTCCTACGCCCTCCGCGCCGGGCGCGCACGGCTGCTCGGCCGCGAACCTTCCTGA
- a CDS encoding 6-pyruvoyl trahydropterin synthase family protein, whose amino-acid sequence MRATGDRPGDPEAKVSVIEGGPAPDPLLVQRAVAAGLRYRLAIDSFFGASHAIRPNGEKHTHSYRVQAVFVTERVDDEGMVAGFREVKNLLEAEAKRYANRFLNEMHPFTVVQPTGENLAAVIFRNVETRLLEEMPGGPRLVSVTLWENPTISVTVEAGGDAA is encoded by the coding sequence ATGCGCGCAACGGGTGACAGGCCGGGGGACCCAGAGGCGAAGGTTTCGGTCATCGAGGGGGGGCCAGCGCCCGACCCGCTGCTGGTGCAGCGGGCAGTGGCGGCGGGCCTGCGGTACCGGCTGGCGATTGATTCGTTTTTCGGGGCGTCGCACGCGATTCGGCCGAACGGCGAGAAGCACACGCATTCGTACCGGGTGCAGGCGGTCTTCGTGACGGAGCGGGTGGACGACGAGGGGATGGTGGCCGGTTTCCGGGAGGTGAAGAACCTGCTGGAAGCGGAAGCGAAGCGGTACGCGAACCGGTTCCTGAACGAGATGCACCCGTTCACGGTGGTGCAGCCGACGGGGGAGAACCTGGCGGCAGTGATTTTCCGCAATGTGGAGACGCGGCTGCTGGAGGAGATGCCGGGCGGGCCGCGGCTGGTGAGCGTGACGCTCTGGGAGAACCCGACGATTTCGGTGACCGTCGAGGCCGGGGGTGATGCCGCATGA
- a CDS encoding CaiB/BaiF CoA transferase family protein codes for MEPRREGAGGMGRPLEGVRVLDLTWVLAGPFGSMILADLGADVIKVERPPYGDISRTTGPYQNGWSGYFFSVNRGKRSLAIDLKHPEGRELFLRLVEHADVVIENFTPGTLEKLGLGYEVLSARNPRVILASISGFGQTGPYRDRPALDIVVQAMGGVLSITGEPGGPPIRPGVSYGDVVAGMFAVIGILAALRERDRSGLGQAIDISMLDCQVTVMENAIMRYFVTGEVPGPLGTRHPSATPFQAFPTADGWIVIALGFGEENQWNLLCAILGVPELIDDERFLTGPRRTQHHAELEPLLAAAFRRRTTAEWLEELLAAGIPAGPVNTVREVVADPQVRARGMIREVTHPVAGTIPIANTPVRMSRSETGITGPPPDLGGDTADVLGELLGLGEEEVRALAERGVLALESRLDISEIT; via the coding sequence ATGGAACCGCGACGGGAAGGCGCCGGGGGCATGGGGCGGCCGCTGGAAGGGGTCCGGGTGCTGGACCTGACCTGGGTGCTGGCCGGGCCGTTCGGCTCGATGATCCTGGCGGACCTCGGCGCGGACGTGATCAAGGTGGAGCGGCCGCCGTACGGGGACATTTCGCGGACGACGGGGCCGTACCAGAACGGGTGGAGCGGGTATTTCTTCTCGGTGAACCGGGGGAAGCGGAGCCTGGCGATCGACCTGAAGCACCCGGAGGGGCGCGAGCTGTTCCTGCGGCTGGTTGAGCACGCGGACGTGGTGATCGAGAACTTTACGCCGGGGACGCTGGAGAAGCTGGGACTGGGGTACGAGGTGCTTTCGGCGCGGAACCCGCGGGTGATCCTGGCGAGCATCAGCGGGTTCGGGCAGACGGGGCCGTACCGGGACAGGCCGGCGCTCGACATCGTGGTGCAGGCGATGGGCGGGGTGCTGTCGATTACGGGGGAGCCCGGCGGGCCGCCGATCCGGCCGGGGGTTTCGTACGGGGACGTGGTGGCGGGGATGTTTGCCGTGATCGGCATCCTGGCGGCGCTGCGGGAGCGTGACCGGAGCGGGCTCGGGCAGGCGATCGACATCAGCATGCTCGATTGCCAGGTGACGGTGATGGAGAACGCGATCATGCGGTACTTCGTGACGGGCGAGGTGCCGGGGCCGCTGGGGACGCGCCACCCGAGCGCGACGCCGTTCCAGGCGTTCCCGACGGCGGACGGGTGGATCGTGATTGCGCTGGGGTTCGGCGAGGAGAACCAGTGGAACCTGCTCTGCGCGATCCTGGGGGTGCCGGAGCTGATCGATGACGAGCGGTTCCTGACGGGGCCGCGGCGGACGCAGCACCACGCGGAGCTGGAGCCGCTGCTCGCTGCGGCCTTCCGGCGGCGGACGACGGCGGAATGGCTGGAGGAGCTACTGGCGGCGGGCATCCCGGCGGGGCCGGTGAATACGGTGCGCGAAGTGGTGGCCGACCCGCAGGTGCGGGCGCGGGGGATGATCCGCGAGGTGACCCATCCGGTGGCCGGGACGATCCCGATTGCGAACACGCCGGTGCGGATGTCGCGGAGCGAGACGGGTATCACGGGGCCGCCGCCGGACCTCGGAGGCGACACGGCCGATGTGCTCGGAGAGCTGCTGGGGCTCGGCGAGGAGGAGGTCCGGGCGCTGGCGGAGCGCGGCGTGCTCGCGCTGGAGAGCCGGCTGGATATTTCGGAGATTACCTAG
- a CDS encoding glucose-1-phosphate thymidylyltransferase, with amino-acid sequence MKGIVLAGGKGSRLRPFTYSGAKQLVPIANTPVLHFPVRQLVEAGIREIALVVGETEGQVREAMGDGSAFGARFTYVRQEAPLGIAHGALVCREFVGDDAFVLYLGDNVLMGGIAGFVERFARSRADGALILREVEDPRAFGVARMQGERLVEVVEKPERPPSNLAVIGVYAFRPVVFEVIAGQRPSARGELEIADAINGLLARGCRVEVEVTPREWIDTGKMEDILAANRLLLGTVERRIAPGALVRGSRLEGAVVIEDGARVEESEVIGPATIGAGAHIVESVIGPNAAIGEGCRVVRSRVEDAIVMSSSEVVDCPGVAHSMLGRFTRVVGAPAGARLTLGDHSRVEAAG; translated from the coding sequence ATGAAGGGAATCGTACTGGCGGGCGGGAAAGGGAGCCGGTTGCGGCCGTTTACCTATTCGGGCGCGAAGCAGCTGGTGCCGATTGCGAACACGCCGGTGCTCCACTTCCCGGTGCGGCAGCTGGTGGAGGCGGGCATCCGGGAGATTGCGCTGGTGGTGGGAGAGACAGAAGGGCAGGTTCGGGAGGCGATGGGCGACGGCTCGGCGTTCGGGGCGCGGTTCACCTACGTGCGGCAGGAGGCACCGCTGGGGATTGCGCACGGGGCGCTGGTGTGCCGGGAGTTCGTGGGTGATGACGCGTTTGTCCTGTACCTCGGCGACAACGTGCTGATGGGCGGCATCGCGGGGTTCGTGGAACGGTTCGCACGGTCGAGGGCAGACGGTGCGCTGATTCTGCGGGAGGTGGAGGACCCGCGGGCGTTCGGTGTGGCGCGGATGCAGGGAGAGCGGCTGGTGGAGGTGGTGGAGAAGCCGGAGCGGCCGCCTTCGAATCTCGCGGTGATCGGTGTCTATGCCTTCCGGCCGGTGGTGTTCGAGGTGATTGCGGGGCAGCGGCCGAGCGCGCGGGGCGAGCTGGAGATTGCGGATGCCATCAACGGGCTGCTGGCGCGGGGCTGCCGGGTGGAGGTGGAGGTGACGCCGCGGGAGTGGATCGACACGGGGAAGATGGAGGACATCCTCGCGGCGAACCGGCTGCTGCTGGGCACGGTGGAGCGGCGGATCGCGCCGGGCGCGCTGGTGCGGGGGAGCCGGCTCGAGGGCGCGGTGGTGATCGAGGACGGGGCGCGTGTGGAGGAGAGCGAGGTGATCGGCCCGGCGACGATCGGGGCGGGCGCGCACATTGTGGAGAGCGTCATTGGGCCAAACGCGGCGATTGGGGAGGGGTGCCGGGTGGTGCGGAGCCGGGTGGAGGACGCGATTGTGATGAGCAGCAGCGAGGTGGTGGACTGCCCGGGGGTGGCGCATTCGATGCTGGGGCGGTTCACGCGGGTGGTGGGTGCGCCGGCCGGGGCGCGGCTGACGCTCGGCGACCACTCGCGGGTGGAGGCGGCCGGGTGA
- a CDS encoding archaeosortase/exosortase family protein, translating to MDTLTWFVPVCIAWAAAVAFFWKARAWILYFVLGAAGFAVLAVVAMRELMPGELAVRVATAHAVHAMSWLLGVRTALFDDRAGDLLVIGVPHHQEWTKLTIGIECSGVLETAALMGLGLFYPALPLAKRFGVLAAALVLTFAANVVRMLVIVGAVAYGGQDTLDIAHVVFGRAVFFVLAIGIYWYAITRPTLRVVYARLREG from the coding sequence ATGGACACGCTGACGTGGTTCGTGCCGGTGTGCATCGCCTGGGCTGCGGCGGTCGCGTTCTTCTGGAAGGCCAGGGCCTGGATCCTGTACTTCGTGCTCGGCGCGGCGGGGTTTGCGGTGCTGGCGGTGGTGGCGATGCGGGAGCTCATGCCGGGCGAGCTGGCGGTACGGGTTGCGACGGCGCACGCGGTGCACGCGATGTCGTGGCTGCTGGGGGTGCGGACGGCGCTGTTCGATGACCGGGCGGGCGACCTGCTGGTCATCGGGGTTCCGCACCACCAGGAGTGGACGAAGCTGACCATCGGGATCGAGTGCTCGGGGGTGCTGGAGACGGCTGCGCTGATGGGCCTGGGGCTGTTCTACCCGGCGCTGCCGCTGGCGAAGCGTTTTGGGGTGCTGGCGGCGGCGCTGGTGCTGACCTTCGCGGCGAATGTGGTGCGGATGCTGGTCATCGTCGGGGCGGTGGCCTATGGCGGCCAGGACACGCTGGACATTGCCCACGTGGTCTTCGGGCGGGCCGTGTTTTTCGTGCTGGCGATCGGCATCTACTGGTATGCGATTACGCGCCCGACGCTGCGGGTGGTGTACGCGCGGCTGCGGGAAGGCTGA
- a CDS encoding D-arabinono-1,4-lactone oxidase — MPSWSNWSGSVVAETARLEAPADEAAVATLVREAAAAGTTVRVAGSGHSFVPVVPAAGAILSLDRLTGLLDSDPAACTATLYAGTKLHDATHLLWEHGLALPNQGDVDTQALAGAIATGTHGTGPAYGSISTRLVGVRLVTASGDLLDLDSADLLPALRVSLGLLGIMTRVTLACVPRYALRERVWQHPIDECLEQLEHTIASHDHYEFFWFPRSDIAESKALDPVDAEPETEDPPPLDGPGERVGWAHRIYPSVRKLRFNEMEYAVPAEAGPACFRAVRQRMKERHPKVGWPVEYRTLAADDAWLSPAFARATVTISVHQDAARPYREFFTDLEPIFRDFGGRPHWGKFHTSTRADLAAAYPRFEAFCALRREFDPAGRFLSPYLAGLFA, encoded by the coding sequence ATGCCATCGTGGTCCAACTGGTCCGGCTCCGTCGTCGCTGAAACCGCCCGCCTCGAAGCGCCCGCCGACGAGGCCGCTGTCGCTACCCTCGTCCGCGAAGCTGCCGCCGCCGGCACAACCGTCCGCGTCGCCGGCTCCGGCCACTCCTTCGTCCCCGTCGTCCCCGCCGCGGGCGCCATCCTCAGCCTCGACCGCCTCACCGGCCTCCTCGATTCTGACCCCGCTGCCTGCACCGCCACCCTCTACGCCGGCACGAAGCTGCACGATGCCACCCACCTCCTCTGGGAGCACGGCCTCGCCCTCCCCAACCAGGGCGACGTCGATACCCAGGCCCTCGCCGGCGCCATCGCCACCGGCACCCACGGCACCGGCCCCGCCTACGGCTCCATCTCCACCCGCCTCGTCGGCGTCCGCCTCGTCACCGCCTCCGGCGACCTCCTCGACCTCGATTCCGCCGACCTCCTCCCCGCCCTGCGCGTCTCCCTCGGCCTCCTCGGCATCATGACCCGCGTCACCCTCGCCTGCGTGCCCCGCTACGCCCTCCGCGAGCGCGTCTGGCAGCACCCCATCGACGAGTGCCTCGAGCAGCTCGAGCACACCATCGCATCCCACGACCACTACGAGTTCTTCTGGTTCCCCCGCTCCGACATCGCTGAATCGAAGGCCCTCGACCCGGTCGACGCCGAACCCGAAACCGAAGACCCTCCGCCCCTCGATGGCCCCGGCGAACGGGTCGGCTGGGCCCACCGCATCTACCCCTCCGTGCGCAAGCTCCGCTTCAACGAAATGGAGTACGCCGTCCCCGCCGAAGCCGGCCCCGCCTGCTTCCGCGCTGTCCGCCAGCGCATGAAGGAGCGCCACCCGAAGGTCGGGTGGCCCGTCGAATACCGGACGCTTGCCGCCGACGACGCCTGGCTCAGCCCCGCCTTCGCCCGCGCAACCGTCACCATCTCCGTCCACCAGGACGCCGCCCGCCCCTATCGCGAATTCTTCACCGACCTCGAACCCATCTTCCGCGACTTCGGCGGCCGCCCCCACTGGGGAAAATTCCACACCAGCACGCGCGCCGACCTCGCTGCCGCCTATCCCCGCTTCGAAGCGTTCTGCGCGCTGCGGCGC